A window of Methanobacteriales archaeon HGW-Methanobacteriales-1 contains these coding sequences:
- a CDS encoding polyketide cyclase — protein sequence MIKINEKAPVTARAKIEINADPELVWKIMVNIEEWPRWNPEIKSAAIFGDLSVGTKFKWKAGPGTITSQILEVDPPKTLAWKGKTMGIKAIHLWNIDFINEKTVVSTEESWDGIIVHLMKGTMQKSLQKSINAGLKYLKIESEKNR from the coding sequence ATGATAAAAATTAATGAAAAAGCTCCAGTAACCGCCCGAGCTAAGATAGAAATTAATGCCGACCCCGAATTAGTTTGGAAAATTATGGTAAATATAGAAGAATGGCCCCGATGGAATCCGGAAATAAAGTCTGCTGCTATTTTTGGCGATTTAAGTGTAGGTACTAAGTTTAAGTGGAAAGCAGGGCCGGGAACAATTACTTCACAGATTTTGGAAGTGGATCCTCCTAAAACTCTGGCATGGAAAGGAAAAACAATGGGAATAAAAGCGATTCACCTATGGAATATTGATTTTATTAATGAAAAGACTGTGGTAAGCACTGAAGAGTCATGGGATGGCATTATTGTACATTTAATGAAAGGAACAATGCAAAAATCCCTGCAAAAATCAATTAATGCTGGTTTAAAATATTTAAAAATCGAATCTGAAAAGAATAGATAG
- a CDS encoding Zn-dependent hydrolase, giving the protein MKKWITSHGLIIYQVLSGRSNSFLVSSNDKFFLIDTGRASSWKKLSKNLDGILGENQLSCLILTHTHFDHCENATKIKEKYNCKVIVHECEANYLKNGDSPLPKGTNILTRFLINFIGKRIQSRYNYDPVHLDIAVDEKFDLNKFGFQAYIIPTPGHSPGSISLIIDDELAIVGDAMFGVFKWSVYPPFADDTQLMIQSWGKLLETGCVTYLPGHGTEISVNLLKKQYAKNNRN; this is encoded by the coding sequence ATGAAAAAATGGATAACAAGCCATGGATTGATCATTTATCAAGTTCTATCTGGCAGAAGTAATTCTTTTTTAGTTTCCTCAAATGATAAATTCTTTTTAATAGATACGGGTAGAGCAAGCTCCTGGAAAAAATTAAGTAAAAATTTGGATGGAATTCTGGGTGAAAACCAGTTATCCTGCTTAATACTGACCCATACTCATTTTGACCATTGCGAAAATGCTACCAAAATTAAAGAGAAATATAACTGCAAAGTAATCGTTCATGAGTGTGAAGCAAATTATTTAAAAAATGGAGACAGTCCCTTGCCCAAGGGAACTAATATTCTAACCAGATTTTTAATTAATTTCATTGGAAAAAGAATTCAAAGCAGATACAATTATGATCCAGTTCATCTGGACATTGCAGTTGATGAAAAATTTGATTTAAATAAATTTGGATTCCAGGCATACATCATACCTACTCCTGGCCACTCTCCCGGGTCTATCAGCCTAATAATTGATGATGAATTGGCCATTGTGGGGGATGCTATGTTTGGAGTTTTTAAATGGTCAGTATATCCACCTTTTGCCGATGATACTCAATTAATGATTCAAAGCTGGGGAAAACTCCTTGAAACTGGTTGTGTGACCTACTTACCAGGCCATGGGACAGAAATTTCTGTAAATTTACTGAAAAAACAGTACGCCAAAAATAATAGGAATTAA